In Listeria monocytogenes, the following proteins share a genomic window:
- a CDS encoding YitT family protein, which translates to MNKNKTGWNIAKIIVGALIFSLAVNVFAIPNNLGEGGVTGLTMMLYYLLGWTPAVTTFIFNGILLIIGYKFLDRMTIVWTIVAISFTSIFLHFSEPLAFVANQTIVAAIFAGLMMGIGMGLIMNGGGTTAGSAILAKIANKYLGWNTSYALLFFDLLVVIPSVFVIGFENMLFTVVSLYISTKVLDFILEGYNPKKSVTIISDYYEEIATEIDANLERGITLFNGQGFYMRQDKKILYIVISRDQLLPLTKIVNKYDEKAFFIINDVQSVVGEGFTKQITSE; encoded by the coding sequence ATGAACAAAAATAAAACTGGTTGGAACATCGCAAAAATTATCGTGGGGGCGCTTATTTTCTCGCTTGCTGTCAATGTTTTTGCTATCCCGAATAATTTAGGAGAAGGTGGCGTTACTGGGCTAACAATGATGCTTTATTACTTGCTTGGTTGGACTCCCGCAGTCACTACTTTTATATTTAATGGTATTTTACTTATTATTGGTTACAAGTTTCTTGATCGAATGACGATTGTCTGGACAATTGTGGCTATTAGTTTCACTTCGATATTTTTACATTTTTCTGAGCCGCTTGCTTTCGTGGCAAATCAAACGATTGTCGCAGCCATTTTTGCCGGATTAATGATGGGAATTGGTATGGGACTAATTATGAATGGTGGCGGAACTACTGCTGGTAGCGCTATTTTAGCGAAAATTGCTAATAAATATCTTGGTTGGAATACGAGTTACGCGTTGCTATTCTTTGATTTACTTGTGGTTATTCCTTCTGTTTTTGTAATCGGTTTTGAAAACATGCTATTTACCGTCGTTTCGCTTTATATTTCGACCAAAGTACTTGATTTCATTCTGGAAGGTTACAATCCTAAAAAATCTGTCACGATTATATCGGATTATTATGAAGAAATTGCAACTGAAATTGATGCGAATTTAGAACGTGGTATTACCCTTTTCAACGGTCAAGGTTTCTATATGCGCCAAGATAAAAAAATTCTTTATATTGTAATCAGCCGAGATCAATTACTACCTCTCACTAAAATCGTTAATAAATATGATGAGAAAGCATTCTTTATTATTAATGATGTGCAAAGTGTTGTAGGTGAAGGCTTTACAAAACAAATAACAAGCGAGTGA
- a CDS encoding Crp/Fnr family transcriptional regulator, protein MKQNILNNYVSTNDFPVITRGKRKYLTYEGLEDSYVYILKKGIIKTSIISRDGREFNLNYINKMDIISLLKDEYSQFANAPFNIRVESDTAELYQVDRVRFWKDVNRDVDLQIYVKDYYRTRLLQSIKKMQQMLMNGKLGAICTQLYELYTLFGVEIAPDQYLIDFLVSNEEIGHFCGINSASSVNRIFQQLKKEGVITMQNRYIIIKKLDVIQENVIF, encoded by the coding sequence ATGAAGCAAAATATTCTTAATAATTATGTGAGCACAAATGATTTTCCAGTTATTACAAGGGGAAAACGTAAATATTTAACTTACGAGGGGCTGGAAGATTCTTATGTCTACATACTTAAAAAAGGGATTATTAAAACGAGTATTATATCAAGGGATGGTAGGGAGTTTAACTTGAATTACATTAATAAAATGGATATTATCTCTCTGTTAAAAGATGAATACTCCCAGTTTGCGAATGCACCGTTTAATATTCGCGTGGAGTCTGATACGGCAGAACTATACCAAGTTGACCGGGTAAGGTTTTGGAAAGACGTGAATCGTGATGTGGATTTGCAAATTTATGTAAAAGATTATTACCGTACGAGGTTGCTACAATCCATTAAAAAAATGCAGCAAATGCTAATGAATGGGAAACTGGGAGCAATTTGTACGCAACTCTACGAACTTTATACGCTTTTTGGAGTGGAAATTGCGCCTGATCAGTATTTGATTGATTTTCTAGTAAGTAATGAAGAAATTGGTCATTTTTGCGGGATTAACTCCGCAAGCAGTGTGAACCGGATTTTCCAACAACTCAAAAAAGAAGGCGTCATTACGATGCAAAACCGCTATATTATTATTAAAAAATTAGATGTTATTCAAGAAAACGTTATTTTTTAA